In the Aneurinibacillus soli genome, one interval contains:
- a CDS encoding DUF4127 family protein — protein sequence MRYLRWILLFITMLSAFPHAAIGQTQEKESALHHKKIVLIPLDSRPVNTSYVTLLGRIGQAEVILPTTGLDQWEKPADYSKLKQFLQEQIGSADAVFIAIPGWVNGGLLHGRYTATYTEQAKRLAELKTILLPYRNKSIYLIGVIPREKPAAGSPAEAYTFELTQFGRRYAQYIQSEKPENRRYHMYFLRKIQQETPPKHLLGYTRLFQENLQGLYTIADWARDGIVDGVLIGTDDTSTLSLPKVNELCIREYCRREKLSNVYIMNGADELTSLLLARYKNELDGTPSHYTLTYSHHAARDKALTYDGVPLAEMIASKIAFIQPSHPRHPEQRLSVYIHSGEEELETVADWSRQNAGTIRGLADVSYPEFPDTDFMEAYTRQKLSGQFESYASWNTGGNTIGLLLAHMEMIRGEPVWNAAHEEWMALRYAEDYYYNAVKRPQYVHRYDQAHKLEPEEEAIATSPIQAEANHLLSSLSYVTRTQTGIQQAPIRFRVEKATLPWNRIFEISYTLKRE from the coding sequence GTGAGATATTTGAGGTGGATTTTACTTTTTATTACCATGCTGAGTGCTTTTCCGCATGCAGCCATAGGACAGACGCAAGAAAAAGAATCAGCCCTGCATCATAAAAAAATTGTCCTCATTCCGCTCGACAGCCGTCCGGTGAATACAAGCTATGTCACACTGCTCGGGCGCATTGGCCAAGCAGAAGTAATCTTGCCTACGACCGGCCTGGACCAGTGGGAGAAACCTGCGGATTACAGCAAGCTAAAGCAGTTCCTTCAAGAACAAATAGGGTCTGCAGATGCTGTTTTTATCGCGATTCCCGGCTGGGTGAACGGTGGGCTTCTGCACGGACGGTATACAGCAACGTACACCGAACAGGCAAAACGCCTGGCTGAACTCAAGACTATACTGCTTCCGTACCGAAATAAGTCCATCTATTTGATCGGCGTTATTCCACGGGAAAAACCGGCAGCCGGTTCTCCTGCGGAAGCCTATACATTTGAGCTGACACAATTCGGTCGTCGATACGCGCAGTATATACAGTCAGAAAAACCGGAAAATCGTCGCTATCATATGTATTTCCTGCGCAAGATACAGCAGGAGACTCCACCCAAGCACTTGCTTGGCTATACCCGCCTGTTTCAGGAGAACCTACAAGGACTCTATACGATCGCAGACTGGGCGCGTGATGGCATTGTGGATGGAGTTCTCATCGGCACCGATGATACGAGCACACTAAGTTTGCCAAAGGTAAATGAACTGTGTATTCGAGAATACTGTCGGCGCGAAAAGCTTTCCAATGTATATATTATGAATGGCGCAGATGAATTAACCTCGCTTCTGCTAGCCCGCTACAAAAACGAACTGGACGGCACACCATCGCACTATACACTCACCTATTCACATCATGCCGCCAGAGATAAAGCGCTCACATATGATGGTGTACCGCTGGCAGAAATGATCGCATCCAAAATCGCTTTTATTCAACCGAGTCATCCGCGCCATCCCGAGCAGCGTCTCAGTGTATACATTCATTCCGGTGAAGAAGAACTCGAGACTGTAGCTGACTGGTCGCGCCAAAATGCAGGCACCATTCGGGGGCTGGCTGATGTGTCTTACCCGGAGTTCCCGGATACCGACTTTATGGAAGCATACACAAGACAGAAGCTATCTGGACAGTTTGAAAGCTATGCATCCTGGAATACCGGCGGGAATACAATCGGACTTCTGCTGGCTCATATGGAAATGATCCGGGGAGAACCCGTCTGGAATGCAGCCCATGAAGAGTGGATGGCCCTGCGCTATGCAGAAGATTACTACTACAATGCAGTGAAGCGCCCGCAGTATGTGCACCGTTATGATCAAGCTCACAAGCTTGAACCTGAGGAAGAAGCAATCGCTACCTCACCG